From the genome of Nicotiana sylvestris chromosome 2, ASM39365v2, whole genome shotgun sequence, one region includes:
- the LOC104217536 gene encoding DEAD-box ATP-dependent RNA helicase 50 has protein sequence MLSAPRAPAPAVAAPARFKFPNVCGNPVNLLLLHRNVGSSCKRVVVSTKAAYSRMPMDTPGAYQLIDKESGDKFIVWGGTEDDDSSIPSKEVLSWKPLASTSPDNNHPPPTQSSSNEASTRGLTGNFGRLKFRRMRDLVRKSYTKNKERDVVDHDKHNIADASSRSSFSSYNEPDQLKEQQTLSLPRGRAKIQQLEDRKNFQKLIRVEDEDRDIVIENVSKHFAGYSSDSHAKSARVVHPGSKASASPLRGWGGGSSHYSLKREEIFRERRNLDDENNFFSRKSFQELGCCDYMIESLGNQHFVRPSHIQAMTFGPIIAGKSCIISDQSGSGKTLAYLLPLIQCLRQEELQGLSKPSSQSPRVVVLAPTAELASQVLSTCRSFSKSGVPFHSMVVTGGFRQRTQLENLRQELDILIATPGRFMFLIKEGYLQLTNLKCAVLDEVDILFSDEDFETAFQCLIDSSPITTQYLFVTATLPMDIYNKLVESFPDCELVSGPGMHRTSPGLEEFLVDCSGDETAEKSPDTAFINKKNALLHLVEDSPVPKTIVFCNKIDCCRKVENALKRFDRKGFSIKILPFHAALDQGRRLANMEEFRRSKMENVCLFLVCTDRASRGIDFEGVDHVVLFDYPRDPSEYVRRVGRTARGAGGKGKAFIFAVGKQVSLARRIMERNKKGHPVHDVPSILT, from the exons ATGCTTTCTGCACCAAGAGCACCAGCACCGGCGGTGGCGGCGCCCGCACGTTTCAAATTCCCAAACGTATGTGGGAATCCTGTTAATCTTCTTCTGCTGCACAGAAATGTTGGTAGTAGTTGCAAAAGGGTGGTGGTTTCAACTAAAGCTGCTTACAGTCGTATGCCAATGGACACACCAGGGGCTTACCAGCTTATAGATAAGGAGAGTGGAGATAAATTCATAGTATGGGGAGGTACTGAAGATGACGACTCTTCCATCCCTTCCAAGGAAGTTCTCTCATGGAAACCTCTAGCTTCTACTTCTCCTGACAACAACCACCCTCCTCCAACTCAGAGTAGCAGTAATGAAG CTTCGACTAGGGGATTGACAGGGAATTTCGGCAGACTGAAATTTCGAAGAATGAGAGATCTAGTAAGAAAAAGCTACACAAAAAACAAAGAACGCGATGTTGTTGATCACGACAAACACAATATTGCAGATGCCTCTTCCCGATCATCATTCAGTTCATATAATGAACCTGATCAGTTAAAAGAGCAACAAACGCTTAGTCTTCCTAGAGGCCGTGCCAAAATTCAGCAGCTAGAAGACAGAAAGAATTTCCAAAAATTAATCAGAGTGGAAGATGAAGATAGAGATATAGTTATCGAAAATGTTAGCAAACATTTCGCAGGCTATAGCAGTGATTCTCATGCAAAATCTGCAAGAGTAGTTCATCCTGGATCAAAAGCTTCGGCTTCTCCCTTACGTGGATGGGGTGGGGGATCAAGTCATTACAGTCTTAAGAGGGAAGAAATTTTTAGAGAAAGGCGAAACTTGGATGATGAAAACAATTTCTTTAGTAGAAAATCCTTTCAAGAGTTGGGATGCTGTGACTATATGATAGAATCCTTAGGGAATCAGCACTTTGTGCGCCCTTCACATATTCAG GCCATGACATTTGGACCCATCATTGCTGGAAAGAGCTGCATAATATCTGATCAAAGTGGATCTGGAAAGACTTTGGCATATCTACTACCACTTATTCAATGTCTTAGGCAAGAAGAACTTCAAGGACTTAGCAAACCATCATCTCAAAGTCCTCGGGTTGTAGTACTGGCACCAACAGCTGAATTGGCTTCTCAG GTCTTAAGCACCTGCCGCTCATTTTCGAAATCTGGTGTTCCTTTCCATTCTATGGTTGTTACTGGTGGTTTTCGCCAGAGAACTCAATTGGAGAACCTAAGACAGGAGTTAGACATTCTTATAGCAACTCCTGGCCGGTTTATGTTTCTTATCAAAGAGGGCTACTTGCAGTTAACTAATCTCAAGTG TGCTGTGCTGGATGAGGTTGATATCCTTTTTAGTGATGAGGATTTTGAGACTGCATTTCAATGTTTGATTGACTCTTCACCAATCACCACACAGTATCTATTTGTGACTGCAACTTTGCCCATGGACATATACAACAAGCTGGTAGAAAGTTTTCCTGATTGTGAACTAGTAAGTGGTCCTGGTATGCACCGTACAAGCCCTGGCTTGGAAGAG TTCCTTGTAGATTGCAGTGGAGATGAAACAGCTGAAAAGAGTCCGGACACAGCTTTTATCAATAAAAAGAATGCTCTACTTCATCTGGTGGAGGATAGCCCAGTTCCAAAAACAATTGTCTTCTGCAACAAG ATTGATTGCTGCAGAAAAGTTGAGAATGCATTAAAGCGCTTTGACAGGAAAGGATTCTCCATAAAAATTTTACCCTTCCATGCTGCACTGGACCAAGGAAGGAGACTTGCAAACATGGAGGAGTTTCGCCGCTCAAAGATGGAGAACGTTTGTTTGTTCTTGGTGTGCACCGACCG AGCATCCCGAGGTATCGACTTTGAAGGTGTAGACCATGTGGTCCTCTTTGATTATCCTCGAGACCCTAGCGAATATGTACGTCGTGTTGGAAGAACTGCCAGGGGTGCTGGTGGAAAAGGAAAGGCATTCATATTTGCCGTTGGGAAGCAAGTTTCTCTTGCTCGAAGGATAATGGAAAGAAACAAGAAAGGCCACCCAGTCCATGATGTGCCGTCAATATTAACTTAG